In Populus nigra chromosome 10, ddPopNigr1.1, whole genome shotgun sequence, the following proteins share a genomic window:
- the LOC133704956 gene encoding serine carboxypeptidase-like 27, with the protein MDHSLLSILSLLVSLFVYSCICSPLEDQQRDKITSLPGQPVNVEFNQYSGYVTVNQQAGRTLFYWLVEAPTSRSPESRPLVLWLNGGPGCSSVAYGAAEEIGPFRIRPDGKTLYFNPYAWNKLANLLFLESPAGVGFSYSNTSSDLYTAGDQRTAEDAYTFLVNWFERFPQYKYRDFYIAGESYAGHYVPQLSQLVYQKNKGIKNPVINFKGFLVGNAVTDDYHDYVGTFEYWWTHGLISDSTYQTLRVTCDFESSTHPSVECIKALMLAELEQGNIDLYSIFTQPCNNTAALRHNLRGHYPWMSRAYDPCTERYSKVYFNHPEVQKALHANVTGIPYPWKTCSDVVGDYWADSPLSMLPIYKELIAAGLRIWVYSGDTDAVVPVTATRYSIDALKLPTIINWYPWYDNGKVGGWSQVYKGLSFVTVTGAGHEVPLHRPRQAFILFRSFLKNKSMPAQSF; encoded by the exons ATGGATCATTCTTTACTCTCTATTCTTTCCCTTCTAGTCTCTCTTTTTGTCTATTCTTGTATATGCTCTCCTCTAGAAGATCAACAAAGAGACAAAATCACATCTTTACCAGGGCAGCCAGTGAATGTAGAGTTCAATCAGTACTCAGGTTATGTGACTGTGAACCAACAAGCTGGTAGGACATTGTTTTACTGGCTGGTTGAGGCACCAACGAGTCGTAGTCCTGAGTCCAGACCACTTGTTTTGTGGCTAAATGGAGGCCCTGGTTGCTCCTCTGTTGCTTATGGAGCAGCTGAGGAGATAGGACCTTTTCGCATCAGGCCTGATGGCAAAACTCTTTACTTTAACCCGTACGCTTGGAATAAGT TGGCAAATTTGCTGTTCCTTGAATCTCCAGCTGGTGTTGGTTTTTCATATTCAAATACGTCATCGGATTTGTACACGGCTGGTGACCAGAGAACTg CCGAAGATGCATACACATTTCTAGTCAATTGGTTTGAAAGGTTTCCACAATACAAATATAGAGATTTCTACATTGCTGGAGAAAGCTATGCAG GTCACTATGTACCTCAGTTGTCTCAACTTGTTTATCAAAAGAACAAGGGAATTAAGAATCCTGTAATTAACTTCAAGGGATTTTTG GTGGGAAATGCAGTCACTGATGATTATCATGATTATGTTGGCACCTTTGAGTACTGGTGGACCCATGGTTTAATTTCTGATTCCACCTATCAAACTTTACGCGTCACCTGTGATTTTGAATCCTCTACGCACCCATCAGTAGAATGCATCAAGGCTCTCATGCTTGCAGAGTTGGAGCAAGGGAACATTGATCTATACAGCATTTTCACACAGCCTTGCAATAACACTGCAGCATTGAGGCACAATCTAAGGGGTCATTAC CCATGGATGTCCAGAGCATATGATCCCTGCACAGAAAGGTACTCTAAAGTGTACTTCAATCACCCTGAAGTCCAGAAGGCACTCCATGCAAATGTAACTGGGATCCCATACCCATGGAAAACATGCAG TGATGTTGTTGGAGACTACTGGGCAGATTCTCCACTTTCCATGCTTCCTATATATAAAGAACTCATTGCTGCAGGTCTAAGGATATGGGTCTACAG TGGAGATACTGATGCAGTGGTTCCTGTGACTGCAACTCGATACTCCATTGATGCCTTAAAGCTACCAACTATTATCAATTGGTATCCTTGGTATGACAACGGAAAG GTTGGCGGGTGGAGCCAAGTATACAAAGGGCTGTCTTTCGTAACGGTAACCGGAGCAGGACACGAGGTTCCACTCCATCGCCCTCGACAAGCATTTATTCTTTTCAGATCATTTTTGAAGAACAAATCCATGCCTGCCCAAAGCTTTTAG
- the LOC133704975 gene encoding serine carboxypeptidase-like 27, with the protein MRIKSSSCFLFSVLNFAILLLSTPAVTTHDHLEEQRRDRIMKLPGQPPNVSFSQFSGYITVDPVEGRALFYWLIEAPKIVKPRSKPLVLWLNGGPGCSSVAYGASEEVGPFRVRPDGETLHLNPYAWNKVANLLFLDSPAGVGFSYSNTSSDIYTVGDGRTAEDAYTFLVNWLERFPRYKHRPFYIAGESYAGHYIPELSRIIARRNKGVKNPVINFIGFLLGNPLLDDYHDNTGTHEFWWNHGLISDSTYEDLKKFCPNNSFLFPRNECYGALERAYSEFGDINPYSIYSPPCNVIRTLRHNLKHSLPWKFRGNDECVVMYTKRYMNRPEVQKALHANITRVPHPWVTCSSVVRSKWSDSPKSMLPIFKELIAAGIRIWVFSGDADAILPLTATRYSINALQLETNTSWYAWYDDHQQVGGWSQVYKGLTYVTVRGAGHEVPLTQPRLALLLFMQFLKNEPMPAL; encoded by the exons ATGCGCATCAAGAGCTCCTCTTGCTTTCTCTTCTCTGTCTTGAATTTTGCTATTCTCTTGCTTTCTACTCCTGCAGTCACCACTCATGATCACCTTGAAGAGCAGAGGAGGGATAGGATTATGAAGCTACCAGGGCAACCCCCAAATGTGAGCTTCTCTCAATTCTCCGGCTACATCACTGTAGACCCAGTGGAAGGTAGGGCCCTCTTTTATTGGTTGATTGAGGCCCCCAAGATTGTCAAGCCCAGATCTAAGCCACTAGTTTTATGGCTTAATGGCGGGCCAGGTTGCTCATCTGTGGCCTATGGAGCTTCAGAGGAGGTCGGCCCATTTAGGGTCCGACCCGATGGCGAGACCCTCCATTTGAATCCATATGCTTGGAATAAAG TGGCAAATTTGCTGTTTCTTGATTCACCTGCTGGTGTGggattttcttattcaaataCTTCATCAGATATATACACGGTTGGTGACGGGAGGACAG CCGAAGATGCCTACACATTTCTGGTTAACTGGCTTGAGAGGTTCCCTCGATACAAGCACAGGCCCTTTTACATTGCTGGAGAAAGCTATGCAG GCCATTACATTCCTGAGCTGTCACGGATTATAGCCCGGAGAAATAAGGGGGTCAAGAATCCTgtcattaattttataggtttcTTG ttAGGCAATCCGCTCTTGGATGATTATCATGATAACACTGGCACACACGAGTTCTGGTGGAACCATGGATTGATATCCGATTCCACTTATGAAGATTTAAAGAAGTTCTGCCCAAATAATTCGTTCTTGTTCCCTCGGAATGAATGTTACGGTGCTTTAGAGAGGGCATATTCAGAGTTTGGAGATATCAATCCTTATAGCATTTACAGCCCTCCTTGCAATGTAATCAGAACTCTTAGACACAATCTAAAGCATTCACTG CCATGGAAATTCAGAGGAAATGACGAGTGTGTGGTGATGTACACAAAAAGATACATGAACCGTCCAGAGGTGCAAAAGGCTCTTCATGCCAACATCACTAGGGTTCCGCATCCTTGGGTCACTTGCAGTTCTGTTGTTAGGAGCAAGTGGAGTGATTCTCCTAAATCCATGTTGCCAATCTTCAAAGAACTTATAGCAGCTGGCATTAGAATATGGGTTTTCAG TGGCGATGCAGATGCAATTTTGCCACTTACTGCGACCAGATACTCCATTAATGCTCTACAGCTTGAGACCAACACAAGCTGGTATGCTTGGTATGATGACCATCAACAG GTTGGTGGCTGGAGCCAAGTTTACAAGGGCTTGACCTATGTGACAGTAAGGGGAGCAGGGCATGAAGTGCCTTTGACTCAGCCTCGACTTGCTTTATTGCTATTTATGCAATTTCTGAAAAATGAACCCATGCCAGCACTTTAG